From a region of the Candidatus Poribacteria bacterium genome:
- a CDS encoding cation-transporting P-type ATPase: protein MSNFYAENIASILNKFNSNMEQGLSAEAFQKAKAQHGKNEGAPEKDAFPFAAFLKALFTWRVIVLGVATVILGVSLTNGTSSVTLQAVSVVGAVLVIHAVSAYTMEYRIRSRDTTHNRLMVHSIKVIRQGKLDECAPEDIVPGDLLPFSAGDYVPADARIIESEGLMIDESGLFGTEEPVQKVAIDVQDSALPPQRQKNMAFGGTYVVAGHGLAIVVQTGKQLEIWKQRPDARPTLVSHTLAEGEIKGLYTVIKVIGMVVGGVAVAIAWWFEYQNRATNWQSLIHLGMLFAVASAPQDVIQLLRLFFSKHAQRLLQKGVVLRNSRSLEKLSRITTFLANENGLSTTRSLTISSLFVDEQLVDAKTWKDWLNSLKALTPAERQNAIETLAPGGKIPQGAPHLVFTAGLGTSDGQDTDSVNLLNTQATSEVMSSGRGISPKIAIQRDVKKLGYQLKNVRTRLPLVNTYPGTRNYPYQMQVFESAPEDYLNIIFGDARTVLDTCGYVLVNGEAIPLSDDRHEMYHEIIDYLMSTKSHVYGVAYHSSDVMLKPQEMEYNLIFLGFISFSASNDERTKTILKSSLDTGLKIILITESEEQETVDLAKDLGLVHNRKAVVSREELEKVSREQLDAETAKWIAYSQPTWYQRRNIVLSLKRQSHAVGFLGQNREDLRAMTVADITLASKGDASHVVQAPADGLINKEGFQAVKDVLLHAREAYHNAAGFLRWNFSCTLSLLLTLSFGTVLHYLYKMPMPLTLTQIIWTQFLLTLLPSFVIGTERIFADANDTNRHHRPTRFSRSRFLSKTTGIDIVCRAVTISLMTIIPFFFILWRSPIASDTFGVSTLMRDVLSVGDMTDPNALGIATARTAACTTLIFTQLATCWQALRYPWESLVQRVFANFRLIIISLVIIALHLATLYIEPVAQFLGMAPLKWEWQWTLLFSLTLLLLPLNLAVGSRSDNF, encoded by the coding sequence ATGTCAAATTTTTATGCGGAAAACATTGCATCAATACTGAATAAATTCAACTCCAACATGGAGCAGGGACTGAGTGCCGAAGCCTTTCAGAAGGCGAAAGCACAGCACGGTAAAAACGAGGGGGCCCCAGAGAAGGACGCTTTTCCTTTTGCAGCATTTCTTAAAGCGTTGTTCACGTGGCGTGTGATTGTTTTGGGAGTCGCCACAGTCATCCTCGGTGTTTCCCTGACCAACGGGACGAGCAGTGTTACACTTCAGGCAGTCAGCGTTGTTGGAGCAGTTCTGGTTATTCATGCCGTGTCCGCATACACGATGGAATATCGCATTCGCAGCCGTGATACCACCCATAATAGGCTTATGGTGCATAGTATCAAGGTGATTCGACAAGGGAAATTAGATGAGTGTGCCCCAGAGGACATCGTGCCTGGGGATCTACTGCCTTTCAGCGCGGGGGACTATGTACCTGCTGATGCCAGGATCATTGAATCAGAAGGTCTTATGATTGATGAGTCCGGACTTTTTGGAACTGAGGAACCTGTACAAAAGGTGGCGATAGATGTTCAAGATAGTGCTTTACCACCTCAAAGACAAAAAAATATGGCGTTCGGCGGGACGTATGTTGTAGCAGGGCATGGACTCGCAATCGTTGTGCAGACAGGGAAGCAATTGGAAATATGGAAACAACGTCCGGATGCACGTCCAACGCTCGTCTCGCATACCCTCGCAGAGGGTGAGATAAAAGGTTTATATACAGTTATAAAAGTTATCGGCATGGTTGTGGGAGGAGTGGCTGTCGCAATCGCATGGTGGTTCGAATATCAGAATCGTGCAACCAATTGGCAATCTCTCATCCATTTAGGGATGCTATTTGCCGTCGCATCTGCCCCGCAAGATGTGATTCAACTGCTCCGTTTATTCTTTTCTAAACACGCCCAAAGATTGTTGCAGAAAGGAGTTGTGCTACGGAATTCACGTAGCCTTGAAAAACTAAGTCGCATTACCACTTTTTTGGCGAATGAAAATGGGCTTTCCACCACACGCTCCCTAACAATTTCAAGCCTTTTCGTTGATGAACAATTGGTGGATGCCAAAACATGGAAGGATTGGTTAAATTCTCTCAAGGCGCTTACCCCCGCAGAGCGACAAAACGCGATTGAGACACTGGCACCCGGCGGAAAAATTCCGCAAGGGGCCCCGCACTTAGTGTTCACAGCAGGACTCGGGACTTCTGATGGACAGGATACAGACAGTGTTAACCTCCTTAACACGCAGGCAACTTCAGAAGTTATGTCTTCCGGCAGGGGGATATCGCCCAAGATCGCCATCCAAAGGGATGTGAAGAAACTCGGCTACCAACTGAAAAATGTCAGGACTCGACTTCCCTTGGTGAATACGTATCCTGGCACGCGTAACTATCCCTATCAAATGCAAGTCTTCGAGTCAGCACCCGAGGATTATCTTAATATCATCTTTGGAGATGCCCGAACAGTGCTTGACACTTGCGGTTATGTACTCGTTAATGGCGAAGCAATACCCCTATCGGACGATAGGCACGAAATGTATCATGAAATTATAGACTATCTGATGAGTACGAAATCGCATGTCTATGGCGTAGCCTATCATTCCTCTGATGTTATGCTGAAGCCGCAGGAAATGGAGTACAATCTTATCTTTTTAGGATTTATCAGTTTTTCTGCTAGCAATGATGAACGGACGAAGACGATCCTGAAGTCCAGCCTTGATACTGGACTTAAAATTATCCTCATCACTGAAAGCGAGGAGCAAGAGACGGTCGATCTTGCGAAGGATCTTGGGCTTGTCCATAACCGAAAAGCCGTCGTGTCAAGAGAGGAACTTGAGAAGGTCTCGCGTGAACAACTCGATGCTGAAACAGCAAAGTGGATCGCTTATTCGCAACCGACGTGGTATCAGCGTCGGAATATCGTCCTCAGTTTAAAACGTCAAAGCCATGCAGTCGGATTTCTGGGGCAAAATAGGGAAGACCTCCGAGCAATGACCGTTGCGGATATTACACTTGCGAGTAAGGGTGATGCATCGCATGTTGTCCAAGCCCCAGCCGATGGACTCATTAACAAGGAAGGGTTTCAGGCTGTAAAAGATGTGCTGCTGCATGCTCGCGAGGCTTACCATAACGCTGCCGGTTTTCTACGATGGAACTTTTCTTGTACACTCTCCCTACTTCTCACACTCTCTTTTGGGACGGTTCTCCACTATCTCTATAAGATGCCGATGCCATTGACGTTAACACAGATAATTTGGACCCAATTTCTCCTGACCCTATTACCATCATTCGTTATAGGCACAGAACGGATATTTGCTGATGCCAACGATACCAACCGGCATCACCGGCCAACGCGGTTTTCGAGGTCGCGCTTCCTTTCAAAAACGACAGGTATAGACATCGTTTGCCGTGCTGTGACTATTAGTCTGATGACAATCATCCCCTTCTTCTTTATTCTCTGGCGTTCCCCTATAGCATCCGATACATTCGGTGTTTCAACATTAATGAGGGATGTCCTTTCCGTCGGAGATATGACAGATCCAAATGCTTTAGGTATTGCGACCGCGCGAACAGCAGCGTGTACCACCCTTATTTTCACGCAGCTGGCTACATGTTGGCAAGCTTTACGGTATCCATGGGAATCGCTGGTTCAAAGGGTCTTCGCGAACTTTCGTCTCATCATTATTTCACTTGTTATTATAGCACTCCATTTGGCGACGCTCTATATTGAACCTGTAGCGCAATTTTTAGGAATGGCACCCCTCAAATGGGAATGGCAGTGGACACTCCTATTTAGTCTAACATTGCTGCTATTGCCGCTGAATTTGGCAGTAGGTTCGCGATCTGACAACTTTTAA
- the rsgA gene encoding ribosome small subunit-dependent GTPase A, with amino-acid sequence MFPHFWEVGSILTREQGRVIRARTGFYDVQYNDIILRCTLRGTLKRRHRSETGRRLYADPVAVGDWVLFTQLDMEEGVVEDILPRQTKFSRQYAGKHGDIEQVIVANAHQIVAVVSTLMPPLNFRTLDRFLILAEAGDMEAVVCLNKMDLVDAAQRTELETTFAVYEKLGYRVIYTSINVPESLDALQNVLSDKFSVIVGASGVGKSSLLNALQPSLDLRTGEVGIRTQKGRHTTTLVELFPLDLGGEVADTPGIREVGLWGIDTENLEYYFPEMEPYLGTCKYNDCAHVAEPDCAVQDAVEAGEIHAERYRSYVVLRTEGTDG; translated from the coding sequence ATATTTCCACACTTTTGGGAGGTGGGATCTATCCTTACACGCGAACAAGGCAGAGTCATCCGGGCGCGGACAGGGTTTTATGATGTCCAATACAATGATATTATCCTGCGCTGCACACTCCGTGGCACCCTCAAACGGAGACACCGTTCTGAAACCGGACGCAGACTGTATGCCGATCCAGTTGCTGTGGGTGATTGGGTCCTTTTCACGCAACTTGATATGGAGGAGGGAGTGGTAGAGGATATTCTGCCGCGTCAGACAAAATTCTCGCGGCAGTACGCTGGAAAACACGGGGACATTGAACAGGTTATCGTTGCGAATGCACATCAAATCGTAGCCGTTGTCTCCACGCTGATGCCGCCCCTTAACTTTCGGACACTCGATAGATTCCTTATCTTGGCGGAAGCCGGCGACATGGAAGCCGTGGTATGTCTCAACAAAATGGACTTAGTGGATGCGGCACAACGGACGGAACTCGAAACGACCTTTGCCGTTTATGAGAAATTGGGGTACCGGGTCATCTATACCAGTATCAATGTTCCTGAGAGCCTGGACGCACTCCAAAATGTGCTGAGTGATAAATTTAGTGTTATTGTCGGTGCATCTGGTGTCGGCAAATCCAGCCTACTGAACGCACTTCAACCGAGTTTAGACTTGCGGACAGGTGAAGTCGGTATCAGAACCCAGAAGGGACGGCATACAACGACCCTTGTCGAACTCTTTCCCTTAGACCTCGGGGGTGAAGTCGCCGACACGCCCGGTATACGGGAAGTCGGATTGTGGGGGATAGATACAGAGAATTTAGAGTACTATTTCCCAGAAATGGAACCGTATCTCGGCACCTGCAAATACAACGATTGTGCCCACGTTGCGGAACCCGATTGTGCTGTTCAGGATGCCGTTGAAGCCGGTGAAATACATGCAGAACGGTATCGGAGTTATGTCGTCTTGCGAACAGAGGGAACAGACGGGTAG
- the uppS gene encoding di-trans,poly-cis-decaprenylcistransferase: protein MNPFHYIKNRVERFFYRAYQRRLESEANAWNIPRHIGVILDGNRRYAKASGLEDVIEGHHEGADKLEEVLHWCDELGVEIFSIWIFSLDNFKRAAHEVEGILGLIEGKMRELVTIKGLHTNRIKVRAMGQIELLPSSLQEAIREAEEATQHYDKFILNVAVAYGGREEIIEAFRGHLKAEGESGKPIHQIADELTVDKITPYLYTSNLPDPELIIRTSGEVRLSGFLLWQSVYSEFYFCDTYWPSFRKIDFLRALRAYSQRKRRFGK, encoded by the coding sequence ATGAACCCATTCCACTATATTAAAAATAGAGTTGAAAGATTTTTTTACAGGGCTTATCAGAGGCGTTTGGAATCCGAAGCCAATGCATGGAATATCCCACGCCATATCGGTGTAATTTTAGACGGAAATCGTCGCTATGCGAAAGCCAGTGGACTTGAGGATGTCATTGAAGGGCATCATGAAGGTGCGGACAAACTCGAAGAGGTACTCCATTGGTGTGACGAACTCGGCGTTGAAATTTTCTCTATCTGGATTTTCTCTCTTGATAATTTCAAACGCGCCGCACATGAAGTTGAAGGAATTCTTGGGCTGATTGAAGGGAAAATGCGGGAGCTTGTCACTATTAAGGGACTCCATACGAACCGGATCAAAGTGCGTGCGATGGGACAGATAGAACTCTTACCCAGTAGCCTGCAAGAAGCAATTCGGGAGGCAGAGGAGGCAACGCAACATTACGACAAATTTATCTTAAATGTCGCTGTCGCTTATGGCGGGCGAGAGGAAATTATTGAAGCGTTTCGGGGGCACCTCAAAGCCGAGGGTGAGAGTGGTAAACCTATTCACCAGATCGCAGACGAACTCACAGTGGATAAGATTACACCCTATCTTTACACCTCAAACCTTCCTGATCCTGAGTTAATTATTCGCACCAGCGGAGAGGTGCGGTTATCGGGGTTTTTGCTGTGGCAGAGCGTCTACTCGGAATTCTATTTCTGCGATACGTACTGGCCCTCGTTTCGGAAGATTGATTTTCTCCGGGCGTTGCGTGCGTATAGCCAACGAAAACGACGATTTGGGAAATAG
- a CDS encoding homoserine kinase, giving the protein MPPTFNRKVTARIPASTTNLGPGFDVLGLALQLYSTVTLEPSETGTEVIVSGVDADKIPSTPAHVAFQAVELVFHRSGTKRPKGFRLQIENGIPAIRGLGGSGTAILGGLLTANALCDTPFSDTELLNFATELEGHPDNVAASLYGGLVVSAQEGDQVHTVRLECPSLLSIVLAIPDFPLSTEQARGVLPKSVDFADAIYNTSRSTLLIASIATRQFEMLRVAMKDRLHQPYRTSLIPGFDDVAEAATAAGALSVTLSGAGPTIAAYCLEHTERVAEKMQAAFEKHQIASDIKILKPDAHGASVF; this is encoded by the coding sequence ATGCCTCCTACTTTTAACCGAAAAGTTACCGCACGGATCCCGGCAAGCACAACGAATCTGGGACCCGGATTCGACGTGTTAGGGCTTGCCCTCCAACTCTATAGCACTGTTACGTTAGAACCTTCTGAAACCGGGACTGAAGTGATTGTCAGCGGCGTAGATGCGGATAAAATACCCAGTACGCCGGCGCATGTCGCGTTTCAAGCCGTAGAACTCGTTTTCCATCGAAGTGGGACGAAACGTCCGAAAGGCTTCAGATTGCAGATAGAAAATGGGATACCTGCAATTCGGGGTCTCGGCGGCAGTGGAACAGCCATTCTTGGAGGGTTGCTTACTGCAAATGCCCTCTGCGACACTCCATTTTCTGACACGGAACTGCTCAACTTTGCGACTGAACTGGAAGGGCATCCCGATAACGTCGCTGCCTCACTGTATGGCGGGCTTGTCGTTTCAGCACAGGAGGGTGATCAGGTGCATACTGTTCGATTAGAATGTCCGTCCCTCCTGTCGATTGTATTGGCGATTCCTGATTTTCCACTCTCAACGGAGCAAGCACGCGGGGTTTTACCGAAATCAGTAGATTTCGCAGATGCAATCTATAATACAAGCCGGAGCACACTGCTAATCGCCAGTATTGCTACAAGACAATTTGAAATGTTGCGTGTGGCAATGAAGGATAGGTTGCATCAACCTTACCGCACTTCACTAATTCCAGGATTTGATGATGTGGCAGAAGCCGCTACCGCTGCTGGCGCACTTAGCGTTACATTGAGCGGGGCAGGACCAACGATCGCAGCCTATTGTCTGGAGCACACAGAACGGGTTGCTGAGAAAATGCAAGCCGCCTTTGAAAAGCACCAGATCGCGTCTGATATTAAAATTTTGAAGCCGGATGCTCACGGAGCAAGCGTTTTTTAA
- a CDS encoding sugar phosphate isomerase/epimerase, translating to MRFGVCTGLENVNRLAEVGYDYIELGVRPGLMPEADETEFQKIRQQVAKAPLKPESYSGFIPGDLRVVGDVVDFSRLSRYVETACRRGNEIGGEVIVYGSSGSRSIEEGYSRERALAQIAEFLDMAADHAETHNMTIVIEPICWREGNILRTVADGLAMAKRVNRPGVKALADLYHIHQEEEPMQNTIDAAEWLAHVHIAEPVKRSYPGNDDFDFTDFFTALQKAGYDGRVSCECKFDNFDEDVEVALKTMKTYI from the coding sequence ATGAGATTTGGGGTCTGTACAGGTTTGGAGAATGTCAATCGGCTCGCGGAAGTCGGATATGACTATATTGAATTAGGCGTGCGTCCGGGGTTGATGCCTGAGGCAGATGAGACTGAATTCCAGAAAATTCGTCAACAGGTAGCGAAGGCACCCTTAAAGCCGGAATCCTATTCGGGGTTCATTCCGGGTGACTTGCGCGTCGTAGGCGATGTCGTCGATTTTTCGCGTTTATCGCGGTATGTGGAGACTGCATGTCGGAGAGGCAATGAAATTGGCGGTGAAGTTATCGTCTACGGCAGCAGCGGTTCCCGTAGTATAGAGGAAGGCTATTCGCGCGAACGTGCATTGGCGCAAATTGCTGAGTTCCTGGATATGGCGGCGGATCACGCCGAAACGCATAACATGACGATTGTTATTGAACCAATTTGTTGGCGAGAAGGAAACATCCTTCGGACCGTCGCAGATGGACTCGCTATGGCAAAACGAGTGAATCGTCCCGGTGTCAAGGCGTTGGCCGACCTCTATCATATCCACCAGGAAGAAGAACCGATGCAAAACACCATCGACGCTGCTGAGTGGCTCGCGCACGTTCACATAGCGGAACCTGTTAAACGTTCCTATCCCGGAAACGACGATTTCGATTTCACAGATTTCTTCACGGCACTCCAAAAAGCGGGCTATGACGGTCGCGTCTCATGCGAGTGCAAGTTTGACAATTTTGACGAAGATGTTGAGGTAGCTTTAAAGACCATGAAAACGTATATCTGA
- a CDS encoding phytanoyl-CoA dioxygenase family protein: MRLTPEQCETFWTQGVLIAKNVLTDEDLQPVIDEISDWISERALALKQEGKIEDLHEDDPFDKRFGKLLAQSNEMVSGLDIMHYRGKAIFEFLKNDNLLDVVEGIVGPEITCNPIQHLRAKPPVIDGNASWAGGVPWHQDAGVMMPEAEGSAIITCWLPLGDSTIEMGCLEALPGITEDKGYLSHQKEGGTMIKPELMPDVEPLMLECYRGDVILLSRFTPHRSQPNTSDRCRWSLDLRYQTTGHHTGRTAHPDFIVRSRKNPETVLSEHQEWCDLWTDAFENPRGFAGHRSV, translated from the coding sequence ATGAGACTCACGCCAGAGCAGTGCGAAACCTTCTGGACACAAGGTGTTCTAATCGCCAAAAATGTCTTGACTGACGAAGACCTCCAGCCGGTGATTGACGAGATTTCAGATTGGATTTCGGAACGCGCCCTTGCCTTAAAGCAGGAAGGTAAAATCGAAGACTTGCATGAAGATGACCCCTTTGATAAACGGTTCGGTAAGTTGTTAGCACAATCCAACGAGATGGTGAGTGGCTTGGACATCATGCACTACCGTGGCAAAGCCATCTTTGAATTCCTGAAGAACGACAACCTTTTAGATGTCGTTGAAGGTATTGTGGGTCCCGAAATTACGTGTAATCCGATTCAGCATCTACGTGCGAAACCGCCCGTTATAGACGGGAATGCGAGTTGGGCAGGGGGTGTGCCGTGGCACCAAGATGCTGGTGTGATGATGCCAGAAGCGGAGGGATCCGCCATCATCACATGTTGGCTTCCACTGGGGGACAGCACAATAGAGATGGGATGTCTTGAAGCGTTGCCGGGTATTACTGAAGACAAAGGCTATCTGAGCCACCAAAAAGAGGGCGGGACGATGATCAAACCGGAGTTGATGCCGGATGTTGAACCGCTTATGTTGGAATGTTATCGTGGTGATGTTATCTTATTGAGCCGCTTCACCCCACATCGCTCGCAACCGAACACGTCCGATCGGTGCCGTTGGTCGCTGGATTTACGTTATCAGACCACAGGACATCATACGGGACGCACGGCGCATCCAGACTTCATCGTCCGGAGTCGTAAAAATCCCGAAACTGTCCTATCTGAACACCAAGAATGGTGCGATTTGTGGACAGATGCTTTTGAAAACCCACGCGGCTTCGCAGGACATAGGTCGGTATAA
- a CDS encoding NTP transferase domain-containing protein: MEAIILCGGLATRLGETAKTLPKILLEIAGKTVLEWQIQLLRDVGVTSVILASGHLHDVLYGRVGDAYAGMCIRYAKEEKRLGTGGAIQHAMQQIDTSPFFVLNGDILIANFSLREMLVRFEQGMAGVLLSVHVPDIRPYGEIVSDGEGKIQAFREKQSTRCAGYINSGVYLFDRSIADTFPSDRENFSMERDVFPSVSNLYTLETDADWIDIGVPERLAHAREHF; this comes from the coding sequence ATGGAAGCGATTATTCTGTGCGGCGGTCTCGCCACGCGGCTCGGTGAGACAGCGAAAACACTGCCGAAGATTCTGCTGGAGATCGCTGGGAAAACAGTATTGGAATGGCAAATCCAATTGCTGAGAGATGTAGGTGTCACCTCGGTCATCCTCGCGTCGGGACACCTTCACGATGTGCTTTATGGGCGGGTAGGAGACGCTTACGCTGGGATGTGTATCCGTTATGCCAAAGAGGAAAAGCGACTCGGTACTGGCGGCGCGATTCAGCATGCGATGCAGCAGATCGATACATCGCCCTTTTTTGTCCTAAACGGCGATATTCTGATCGCTAACTTTTCGCTACGGGAAATGTTGGTTCGATTTGAGCAAGGGATGGCAGGGGTGCTGTTAAGTGTGCATGTCCCGGACATCCGTCCCTACGGCGAGATTGTATCGGACGGTGAGGGAAAAATTCAGGCGTTTCGTGAGAAACAGTCTACCCGTTGTGCTGGGTATATCAACAGTGGGGTATATCTTTTCGATCGAAGCATTGCTGACACGTTTCCAAGCGACCGAGAAAACTTCTCTATGGAACGAGACGTTTTTCCATCCGTTTCCAATCTCTATACTTTAGAAACGGATGCCGACTGGATCGATATCGGTGTTCCAGAGCGGCTGGCTCACGCCCGTGAACATTTTTAA